From Vanacampus margaritifer isolate UIUO_Vmar chromosome 8, RoL_Vmar_1.0, whole genome shotgun sequence, a single genomic window includes:
- the otop1 gene encoding proton channel OTOP1: MSPTMVEHNSLDVMCLNKYCNSSSSSSSSENEKKIWTKLKLNLAEDYPRKNAEILSGQYGTNVLLIGAALMLALAHHSPSVKEDHLLSFVTCLMILQLVWMLWYMLVRGRHKKTRTEKDVHATTCWIRGGLTLLAFLSMIMDVFRIGYYVGYQSCVSAILGVYPVIHASHTIAQVHFLWFHIKDVIKSFETLERFGVIHAVFTNLLLWSNGVMSEAEHFLNNHKRRLSALGYGNLTIVHTEPHCNCTTSTCSMFSSSLYYLYPFNIEYHIFVSAMLFVMWKNIGRTIDLSSNQKRLATKTQGLTLGPILGLVALASTIGILVVYITHMEGSAQTRRSAISMFYIYGIIMLVFMCSACASGLLIYRADHMAPDTSKNPSRQLDTELLFGSSIGSWFMSWCSIVAVLGANSSPPYRWTNLIYSLLVVLEKCIQNLFIIESLYRRQDDAGRGDAELVASPEIYSVTSSLAPPYNGLFNRAYDTPDRACVAMENEQEESGQMYKLSEVPKPFGNQVANAPNIKRQILKNIAVFLIMCNISLWILPAFGCRPQYENGLEQEAFGFSIWTATLNFAVPLNLFYRMHSVASLFEVFRRV; this comes from the exons ATGTCTCCCACTATGGTGGAGCATAACAGCTTGGATGTCATGTGTCTGAACAAATACTGCAACAGCTCATCGTCATCCTCCAGCTCGGAgaacgaaaaaaaaatttggactaAGCTGAAGCTGAATTTGGCTGAAGATTACCCCAGGAAGAACGCAGAGATCCTGAGTGGACAATATGGGACCAATGTGCTGTTGATTGGAGCAGCACTCATGCTGGCCCTGGCCCACCACAGCCCTTCTGTCAAGGAAGACCACCTGTTGTCCTTCGTCACCTGCCTCATGATCCTCCAGCTCGTCTGGATGCTGTGGTACATGCTGGTGCGGGGCAGACACAAGAAGACGCGCACTGAGAAGGATGTCCATGCCACCACATGTTGGATCAGAG GTGGTTTGACTCTTCTTGCATTCCTCTCAATGATTATGGACGTGTTCCGAATTGGATATTATGTTGGATATCAGTCTTGTGTGTCGGCTATTCTTGGGGTGTATCCTGTCATCCATGCAAGTCACACCATAGCACAG GTGCACTTTCTCTGGTTTCACATCAAGGATGTCATCAAGAGCTTTGAAACATTAGAGAG ATTTGGTGTCATCCATGCAGTCTTTACCAACCTCCTCCTCTGGTCCAATGGTGTGATGTCAGAAGCTGAGCACTTCTTGAACAACCATAAAAGAAGGCTCTCCGCCTTGGGCTATGGAAACCTCACTATAG tTCACACCGAGCCTCACTGTAACTGCACCACCAGCACTTGTTCCATGTTCTCCAGCAGCCTCTACTATCTTTATCCCTTCAACATTGAATATCACATCTTTGTCTCCGCCATGCTCTTTGTCATGTGGAAGAACATTGGAAGGACCATTGACCTTTCTTCAAATCAAAAACGACTAGCCACTAAAACCCAAGGGTTGACCTTGGGCCCCATTCTGGGTCTAGTTGCCCTTGCCAGTACCATCGGCATTCTGGTGGTTTACATAACACACATGGAGGGTTCTGCTCAAACGCGGCGGTCAGCCATTTCCATGTTCTACATCTACGGCATCATAATGCTGGTGTTTATGTGCTCTGCCTGTGCTTCAGGTTTGCTCATTTACCGAGCAGATCACATGGCACCAGACACTTCAAAGAACCCATCAAGGCAGCTGGACACAGAGCTGCTTTTTGGATCATCTATTGGCTCCTGGTTCATGTCCTGGTGCAGCATAGTAGCCGTGCTGGGAGCCAACAGCAGTCCCCCTTATCGCTGGACCAATTTGATCTATTCTCTGCTTGTTGTATTAGAGAAGTGCATCCAGAACCTCTTCATCATAGAATCCCTCTACCGCCGGCAGGATGACGCCGGGCGGGGTGACGCCGAATTAGTGGCTTCACCTGAAATCTACTCAGTGACTTCCTCTTTGGCCCCACCTTACAATGGCCTCTTCAACCGAGCCTACGACACACCTGACAGGGCTTGTGTCGCCATGGAGAACGAGCAGGAAGAGAGCGGACAGATGTACAAATTATCCGAAGTGCCGAAGCCTTTTGGAAACCAAGTGGCCAACGCTCCAAATATCAAGAGGCAAATCCTGAAGAATATCGCTGTCTTCTTGATTATGTGCAACATCTCG ctgtGGATCCTCCCCGCCTTTGGCTGTCGGCCACAGTACGAAAATGGGTTGGAACAGGAGGCCTTCGGCTTCAGCATATGGACTGCAACTCTCAATTTTGCGGTTCCTTTAAACCTTTTCTACCGCATGCATTCGGTCGCTTCTCTTTTTGAGGTCTTCCGCCGAGTCTGA